In Carettochelys insculpta isolate YL-2023 chromosome 11, ASM3395843v1, whole genome shotgun sequence, a genomic segment contains:
- the PTPDC1 gene encoding protein tyrosine phosphatase domain-containing protein 1 isoform X3 yields the protein MEGSPRRLSAVNIFSNFFQGRRHSSSDPLLRILQRRRSSAVEVLSSSTHRVMVAISSVNPAELNATFPEKKRNSRRPTAKYTKIKMNENMLLKIKCVDSVKHFSTWNAFLRVTDNILAMARPSTEIIEKYNIIEQFQRCDIKTVINLQRPGEHASCGNPLEQESGFTYLPEAFMEDGIYFYNFGWKDYGVASLTTILDMVKVMAFALQEGRVAIHCHAGLGRTGVLIACYLVFATRMTADQAILFVRAKRPNSIQTRGQLLCVREFTQFLIPLRNVFACCEPNVHSVTLSQYLIRQRHLLHGYESRHLKYVPKLIDLVCKLLLDLAENRQVIEEELLDIPDLSSEIEETVSQLDATQLDKELTRQNSDPSEPFTHSEEGNVMFETQDSFFSDAHKYDPLWKRRNVESLQPLTHSKRRLSYSDSYLSRTSFLLEQAENPWTVPTQVSLFDKLKQQNARDHLLCADNQTPQLDLNKDALVRSTFIFWSQGKFSLDGQSNFYRKKSPKEVQRSKTFSSGFEHEHNDREAKTQKCGFVKEICYREKRKTNACGRGICASEDSDNSALEEEEEKESSIGYKSQDSKDLLEEIPHIVLQSELSLEARRILAAKALADLNEFMGEEEVKQKVETWQKELNSRDGAWDRLCAERDPFVLCSLMWSWIEQLKEPVITKEDIDMLSQKCTESPETLTLLKKEQYQTIVCILHCVVNLQTIPADVEEAVLNRAIKAFTKTSTDSENGPEVYNTLRKVFKQTLEAKKKEPKEETDNSP from the exons ATGGAAGGTTCACCCAGGAGGCTCTCAGCTGTGAATATTTTTAGCAACTTTTTTCAGGGTCGGAGGCATTCTTCCTCTGATCCCCTTCTTCGCATACTCCAAAGGCGTCGGAGTTCAGCTGTAGAGGTACTCTCATCATCCACACACCGTGTTATGGTGGCCATATCATCTGTAAACCCTGCAGAGCTGAATGCAACTTTTCCTGAGAAAAAAA GAAATTCAAGGCGTCCAACTGCAAAATATACTAAG attaaaatgaatgaaaacatgtTATTGAAGATAAAATGTGTGGATTCAGTGAAGCATTTTTCCACATGGAATGCATTTTTAag GGTAACAGATAACATATTGGCCATGGCTCGACCCTCAACAGAAATTATTGAGAAGTATAACATTATTGAGCAGTTTCAAAG ATGTGACATAAAAACTGTAATTAACCTTCAACGCCCTGGGGAGCATGCTAGCTGTGGGAATCCTCTGGAACAAGAGAGTGGCTTTACCTACCTTCCTGAAGCTTTCATGGAGGATGGAA tttatttttataattttggaTGGAAGGATTATGGCGTGGCATCTCTCACTACTATACTGGATATGGTAAAAGTGATGGCTTTTGCCTTGCAGGAAGGGAGGGTAGCTATTCATTGTCATGCTGGACTTGGCCGAACAG GTGTTTTAATAGCTTGTTACTTAGTTTTTGCAACAAGAATGACTGCTGATCAAGCAATTCTTTTTGTTCGGGCAAAAAGGCCTAATTCTATTCAAACTAGAGGTCAGTTATTGTGTGTAAGAGAATTCACTCAATTTTTGATCCCTCTAAGAAATGTGTTTGCTTGCTGCGAGCCCAATGTACACTCAGTTACTCTGTCCCAGTATCTGATCCGGCAGAGGCACCTGCTGCATGGTTATGAGAGTAGACACCTCAAGTATGTGCCAAAACTGATAGATCTGGTTTGCAAACTGCTTTTGGACTTGGCTGAAAACAGGCAAGTGATAGAGGAGGAATTGTTAGATATACCAGATCTCTCTTCTGAAATTGAAGAGACTGTTTCTCAGTTGGACGCTACACAACTAGATAAAGAGTTAACAAGACAGAACAGTGACCCATCAGAACCATTCACCCACTCAGAAGAGGGAAATGTCATGTTTGAAACCCAGGATTCTTTTTTCTCCGATGCACACAAATATGATCCTCTTTGGAAGAGGCGGAATGTTGAAAGCCTTCAGCCTTTGACTCATTCAAAAAGACGACTAAGCTATAGTGACTCATACTTAAGCAGAACTTCATTTCTCTTGGAACAAGCAGAAAATCCATGGACAGTGCCTACACAAGTATCACTCTTTGACAAACTTAAGCAGCAGAATGCCAGGGACCATCTTCTCTGTGCAGACAATCAAACTCCTCAGCTGGATTTAAACAAAGATGCCTTAGTTCGTAGTACGTTTATTTTCTGGAGTCAAGGTAAATTCAGTTTAGATGGACAAAGCAATTTCTATAGAAAAAAATCTCCCAAAGAAGTGCAGCGTAGTAAAACGTTTTCCTCAGGTTTTGAACATGAACACAATGACAGGGAAGCAAAAACACAAAAATGTGGTTTTGTAAAGGAAATTTGTTACAGAGAAAAGCGGAAGACTAATGCCTGTGGCAGAGGAATTTGTGCATCTGAGGACTCTGATAATTCTGctttagaagaagaagaagaaaaagaatcaTCTATTGGATATAAAAGTCAAGATAGTAAAGATCTATTGGAAGAAATTCCACACATTGTTTTGCAATCAGAATTAAGTTTGGAGGCTCGAAGAATTTTGGCAGCTAAAGCCCTTGCAGATCTTAATGAATttatgggagaggaggaggtgaagCAGAAGGTGGAAACGTGGCAG aaAGAACTGAATTCTCGAGATGGAGCTTGGGATAGACTTTGTGCCGAGAGAGATCCTTTTGTCCTTTGCAGCTTGATGTGGTCCTGGATAGAGCAACTAAAAGAACCTGTTATAACCAAAGAGGATATTGACATGCTGTCACAAAAATGCACAGAATCACCAGAAACACTTACCTTACTAAAAAAG GAACAGTATCAGACTATTGTTTGTATTTTGCACTGTGTAGTGAATTTGCAGACAATACCAGCTGATGTGGAGGAAGCTGTACTTAACCGGGCCATTAAAGCTTTCACTAAG aCGAGTACAGATTCTGAAAATGGGCCAGAGGTTTACAACACCCTAAGAAAAGTGTTTAAACAAACACTGGAAGCAAAAAAAAAGGAGCCGAAAGAAGAAACAGATAATTCCCCTTGA
- the PTPDC1 gene encoding protein tyrosine phosphatase domain-containing protein 1 isoform X7, translating into MEGSPRRLSAVNIFSNFFQGRRHSSSDPLLRILQRRRSSAVEVLSSSTHRVMVAISSVNPAELNATFPEKKRNSRRPTAKYTKVGERLRHVIPGHMQCSMACGGRACKYENPARWSDQEQAIKGLYSSWVTDNILAMARPSTEIIEKYNIIEQFQRCDIKTVINLQRPGEHASCGNPLEQESGFTYLPEAFMEDGIYFYNFGWKDYGVASLTTILDMVKVMAFALQEGRVAIHCHAGLGRTGVLIACYLVFATRMTADQAILFVRAKRPNSIQTRGQLLCVREFTQFLIPLRNVFACCEPNVHSVTLSQYLIRQRHLLHGYESRHLKYVPKLIDLVCKLLLDLAENRQVIEEELLDIPDLSSEIEETVSQLDATQLDKELTRQNSDPSEPFTHSEEGNVMFETQDSFFSDAHKYDPLWKRRNVESLQPLTHSKRRLSYSDSYLSRTSFLLEQAENPWTVPTQVSLFDKLKQQNARDHLLCADNQTPQLDLNKDALVRSTFIFWSQGKFSLDGQSNFYRKKSPKEVQRSKTFSSGFEHEHNDREAKTQKCGFVKEICYREKRKTNACGRGICASEDSDNSALEEEEEKESSIGYKSQDSKDLLEEIPHIVLQSELSLEARRILAAKALADLNEFMGEEEVKQKVETWQEQYQTIVCILHCVVNLQTIPADVEEAVLNRAIKAFTKTSTDSENGPEVYNTLRKVFKQTLEAKKKEPKEETDNSP; encoded by the exons ATGGAAGGTTCACCCAGGAGGCTCTCAGCTGTGAATATTTTTAGCAACTTTTTTCAGGGTCGGAGGCATTCTTCCTCTGATCCCCTTCTTCGCATACTCCAAAGGCGTCGGAGTTCAGCTGTAGAGGTACTCTCATCATCCACACACCGTGTTATGGTGGCCATATCATCTGTAAACCCTGCAGAGCTGAATGCAACTTTTCCTGAGAAAAAAA GAAATTCAAGGCGTCCAACTGCAAAATATACTAAGGTAGGAGAACGCCTTCGCCATGTCATTCCTGGTCATATGCAGTGTTCAATGGCATGTGGTGGACGTGCTTGCAAGTATGAAAACCCAGCTCGATGGAGTGACCAAGAGCAAGCCATTAAAGGACTTTATTCTTCTTG GGTAACAGATAACATATTGGCCATGGCTCGACCCTCAACAGAAATTATTGAGAAGTATAACATTATTGAGCAGTTTCAAAG ATGTGACATAAAAACTGTAATTAACCTTCAACGCCCTGGGGAGCATGCTAGCTGTGGGAATCCTCTGGAACAAGAGAGTGGCTTTACCTACCTTCCTGAAGCTTTCATGGAGGATGGAA tttatttttataattttggaTGGAAGGATTATGGCGTGGCATCTCTCACTACTATACTGGATATGGTAAAAGTGATGGCTTTTGCCTTGCAGGAAGGGAGGGTAGCTATTCATTGTCATGCTGGACTTGGCCGAACAG GTGTTTTAATAGCTTGTTACTTAGTTTTTGCAACAAGAATGACTGCTGATCAAGCAATTCTTTTTGTTCGGGCAAAAAGGCCTAATTCTATTCAAACTAGAGGTCAGTTATTGTGTGTAAGAGAATTCACTCAATTTTTGATCCCTCTAAGAAATGTGTTTGCTTGCTGCGAGCCCAATGTACACTCAGTTACTCTGTCCCAGTATCTGATCCGGCAGAGGCACCTGCTGCATGGTTATGAGAGTAGACACCTCAAGTATGTGCCAAAACTGATAGATCTGGTTTGCAAACTGCTTTTGGACTTGGCTGAAAACAGGCAAGTGATAGAGGAGGAATTGTTAGATATACCAGATCTCTCTTCTGAAATTGAAGAGACTGTTTCTCAGTTGGACGCTACACAACTAGATAAAGAGTTAACAAGACAGAACAGTGACCCATCAGAACCATTCACCCACTCAGAAGAGGGAAATGTCATGTTTGAAACCCAGGATTCTTTTTTCTCCGATGCACACAAATATGATCCTCTTTGGAAGAGGCGGAATGTTGAAAGCCTTCAGCCTTTGACTCATTCAAAAAGACGACTAAGCTATAGTGACTCATACTTAAGCAGAACTTCATTTCTCTTGGAACAAGCAGAAAATCCATGGACAGTGCCTACACAAGTATCACTCTTTGACAAACTTAAGCAGCAGAATGCCAGGGACCATCTTCTCTGTGCAGACAATCAAACTCCTCAGCTGGATTTAAACAAAGATGCCTTAGTTCGTAGTACGTTTATTTTCTGGAGTCAAGGTAAATTCAGTTTAGATGGACAAAGCAATTTCTATAGAAAAAAATCTCCCAAAGAAGTGCAGCGTAGTAAAACGTTTTCCTCAGGTTTTGAACATGAACACAATGACAGGGAAGCAAAAACACAAAAATGTGGTTTTGTAAAGGAAATTTGTTACAGAGAAAAGCGGAAGACTAATGCCTGTGGCAGAGGAATTTGTGCATCTGAGGACTCTGATAATTCTGctttagaagaagaagaagaaaaagaatcaTCTATTGGATATAAAAGTCAAGATAGTAAAGATCTATTGGAAGAAATTCCACACATTGTTTTGCAATCAGAATTAAGTTTGGAGGCTCGAAGAATTTTGGCAGCTAAAGCCCTTGCAGATCTTAATGAATttatgggagaggaggaggtgaagCAGAAGGTGGAAACGTGGCAG GAACAGTATCAGACTATTGTTTGTATTTTGCACTGTGTAGTGAATTTGCAGACAATACCAGCTGATGTGGAGGAAGCTGTACTTAACCGGGCCATTAAAGCTTTCACTAAG aCGAGTACAGATTCTGAAAATGGGCCAGAGGTTTACAACACCCTAAGAAAAGTGTTTAAACAAACACTGGAAGCAAAAAAAAAGGAGCCGAAAGAAGAAACAGATAATTCCCCTTGA
- the PTPDC1 gene encoding protein tyrosine phosphatase domain-containing protein 1 isoform X1 yields the protein MEGSPRRLSAVNIFSNFFQGRRHSSSDPLLRILQRRRSSAVEVLSSSTHRVMVAISSVNPAELNATFPEKKRNSRRPTAKYTKVGERLRHVIPGHMQCSMACGGRACKYENPARWSDQEQAIKGLYSSWVTDNILAMARPSTEIIEKYNIIEQFQRCDIKTVINLQRPGEHASCGNPLEQESGFTYLPEAFMEDGIYFYNFGWKDYGVASLTTILDMVKVMAFALQEGRVAIHCHAGLGRTGVLIACYLVFATRMTADQAILFVRAKRPNSIQTRGQLLCVREFTQFLIPLRNVFACCEPNVHSVTLSQYLIRQRHLLHGYESRHLKYVPKLIDLVCKLLLDLAENRQVIEEELLDIPDLSSEIEETVSQLDATQLDKELTRQNSDPSEPFTHSEEGNVMFETQDSFFSDAHKYDPLWKRRNVESLQPLTHSKRRLSYSDSYLSRTSFLLEQAENPWTVPTQVSLFDKLKQQNARDHLLCADNQTPQLDLNKDALVRSTFIFWSQGKFSLDGQSNFYRKKSPKEVQRSKTFSSGFEHEHNDREAKTQKCGFVKEICYREKRKTNACGRGICASEDSDNSALEEEEEKESSIGYKSQDSKDLLEEIPHIVLQSELSLEARRILAAKALADLNEFMGEEEVKQKVETWQKELNSRDGAWDRLCAERDPFVLCSLMWSWIEQLKEPVITKEDIDMLSQKCTESPETLTLLKKEQYQTIVCILHCVVNLQTIPADVEEAVLNRAIKAFTKTSTDSENGPEVYNTLRKVFKQTLEAKKKEPKEETDNSP from the exons ATGGAAGGTTCACCCAGGAGGCTCTCAGCTGTGAATATTTTTAGCAACTTTTTTCAGGGTCGGAGGCATTCTTCCTCTGATCCCCTTCTTCGCATACTCCAAAGGCGTCGGAGTTCAGCTGTAGAGGTACTCTCATCATCCACACACCGTGTTATGGTGGCCATATCATCTGTAAACCCTGCAGAGCTGAATGCAACTTTTCCTGAGAAAAAAA GAAATTCAAGGCGTCCAACTGCAAAATATACTAAGGTAGGAGAACGCCTTCGCCATGTCATTCCTGGTCATATGCAGTGTTCAATGGCATGTGGTGGACGTGCTTGCAAGTATGAAAACCCAGCTCGATGGAGTGACCAAGAGCAAGCCATTAAAGGACTTTATTCTTCTTG GGTAACAGATAACATATTGGCCATGGCTCGACCCTCAACAGAAATTATTGAGAAGTATAACATTATTGAGCAGTTTCAAAG ATGTGACATAAAAACTGTAATTAACCTTCAACGCCCTGGGGAGCATGCTAGCTGTGGGAATCCTCTGGAACAAGAGAGTGGCTTTACCTACCTTCCTGAAGCTTTCATGGAGGATGGAA tttatttttataattttggaTGGAAGGATTATGGCGTGGCATCTCTCACTACTATACTGGATATGGTAAAAGTGATGGCTTTTGCCTTGCAGGAAGGGAGGGTAGCTATTCATTGTCATGCTGGACTTGGCCGAACAG GTGTTTTAATAGCTTGTTACTTAGTTTTTGCAACAAGAATGACTGCTGATCAAGCAATTCTTTTTGTTCGGGCAAAAAGGCCTAATTCTATTCAAACTAGAGGTCAGTTATTGTGTGTAAGAGAATTCACTCAATTTTTGATCCCTCTAAGAAATGTGTTTGCTTGCTGCGAGCCCAATGTACACTCAGTTACTCTGTCCCAGTATCTGATCCGGCAGAGGCACCTGCTGCATGGTTATGAGAGTAGACACCTCAAGTATGTGCCAAAACTGATAGATCTGGTTTGCAAACTGCTTTTGGACTTGGCTGAAAACAGGCAAGTGATAGAGGAGGAATTGTTAGATATACCAGATCTCTCTTCTGAAATTGAAGAGACTGTTTCTCAGTTGGACGCTACACAACTAGATAAAGAGTTAACAAGACAGAACAGTGACCCATCAGAACCATTCACCCACTCAGAAGAGGGAAATGTCATGTTTGAAACCCAGGATTCTTTTTTCTCCGATGCACACAAATATGATCCTCTTTGGAAGAGGCGGAATGTTGAAAGCCTTCAGCCTTTGACTCATTCAAAAAGACGACTAAGCTATAGTGACTCATACTTAAGCAGAACTTCATTTCTCTTGGAACAAGCAGAAAATCCATGGACAGTGCCTACACAAGTATCACTCTTTGACAAACTTAAGCAGCAGAATGCCAGGGACCATCTTCTCTGTGCAGACAATCAAACTCCTCAGCTGGATTTAAACAAAGATGCCTTAGTTCGTAGTACGTTTATTTTCTGGAGTCAAGGTAAATTCAGTTTAGATGGACAAAGCAATTTCTATAGAAAAAAATCTCCCAAAGAAGTGCAGCGTAGTAAAACGTTTTCCTCAGGTTTTGAACATGAACACAATGACAGGGAAGCAAAAACACAAAAATGTGGTTTTGTAAAGGAAATTTGTTACAGAGAAAAGCGGAAGACTAATGCCTGTGGCAGAGGAATTTGTGCATCTGAGGACTCTGATAATTCTGctttagaagaagaagaagaaaaagaatcaTCTATTGGATATAAAAGTCAAGATAGTAAAGATCTATTGGAAGAAATTCCACACATTGTTTTGCAATCAGAATTAAGTTTGGAGGCTCGAAGAATTTTGGCAGCTAAAGCCCTTGCAGATCTTAATGAATttatgggagaggaggaggtgaagCAGAAGGTGGAAACGTGGCAG aaAGAACTGAATTCTCGAGATGGAGCTTGGGATAGACTTTGTGCCGAGAGAGATCCTTTTGTCCTTTGCAGCTTGATGTGGTCCTGGATAGAGCAACTAAAAGAACCTGTTATAACCAAAGAGGATATTGACATGCTGTCACAAAAATGCACAGAATCACCAGAAACACTTACCTTACTAAAAAAG GAACAGTATCAGACTATTGTTTGTATTTTGCACTGTGTAGTGAATTTGCAGACAATACCAGCTGATGTGGAGGAAGCTGTACTTAACCGGGCCATTAAAGCTTTCACTAAG aCGAGTACAGATTCTGAAAATGGGCCAGAGGTTTACAACACCCTAAGAAAAGTGTTTAAACAAACACTGGAAGCAAAAAAAAAGGAGCCGAAAGAAGAAACAGATAATTCCCCTTGA
- the PTPDC1 gene encoding protein tyrosine phosphatase domain-containing protein 1 isoform X6 — translation MAAGVLLQNELPYCSLVKSSAYLAAMDSGNSRRPTAKYTKIKMNENMLLKIKCVDSVKHFSTWNAFLRVTDNILAMARPSTEIIEKYNIIEQFQRCDIKTVINLQRPGEHASCGNPLEQESGFTYLPEAFMEDGIYFYNFGWKDYGVASLTTILDMVKVMAFALQEGRVAIHCHAGLGRTGVLIACYLVFATRMTADQAILFVRAKRPNSIQTRGQLLCVREFTQFLIPLRNVFACCEPNVHSVTLSQYLIRQRHLLHGYESRHLKYVPKLIDLVCKLLLDLAENRQVIEEELLDIPDLSSEIEETVSQLDATQLDKELTRQNSDPSEPFTHSEEGNVMFETQDSFFSDAHKYDPLWKRRNVESLQPLTHSKRRLSYSDSYLSRTSFLLEQAENPWTVPTQVSLFDKLKQQNARDHLLCADNQTPQLDLNKDALVRSTFIFWSQGKFSLDGQSNFYRKKSPKEVQRSKTFSSGFEHEHNDREAKTQKCGFVKEICYREKRKTNACGRGICASEDSDNSALEEEEEKESSIGYKSQDSKDLLEEIPHIVLQSELSLEARRILAAKALADLNEFMGEEEVKQKVETWQKELNSRDGAWDRLCAERDPFVLCSLMWSWIEQLKEPVITKEDIDMLSQKCTESPETLTLLKKEQYQTIVCILHCVVNLQTIPADVEEAVLNRAIKAFTKTSTDSENGPEVYNTLRKVFKQTLEAKKKEPKEETDNSP, via the exons ATGGCTGCTGGGGTCTTGCTGCAAAATGAATTGCCTTATTGTTCACTGGTAAAGAGCAGTGCATATCTTGCAGCTATGGATTCAG GAAATTCAAGGCGTCCAACTGCAAAATATACTAAG attaaaatgaatgaaaacatgtTATTGAAGATAAAATGTGTGGATTCAGTGAAGCATTTTTCCACATGGAATGCATTTTTAag GGTAACAGATAACATATTGGCCATGGCTCGACCCTCAACAGAAATTATTGAGAAGTATAACATTATTGAGCAGTTTCAAAG ATGTGACATAAAAACTGTAATTAACCTTCAACGCCCTGGGGAGCATGCTAGCTGTGGGAATCCTCTGGAACAAGAGAGTGGCTTTACCTACCTTCCTGAAGCTTTCATGGAGGATGGAA tttatttttataattttggaTGGAAGGATTATGGCGTGGCATCTCTCACTACTATACTGGATATGGTAAAAGTGATGGCTTTTGCCTTGCAGGAAGGGAGGGTAGCTATTCATTGTCATGCTGGACTTGGCCGAACAG GTGTTTTAATAGCTTGTTACTTAGTTTTTGCAACAAGAATGACTGCTGATCAAGCAATTCTTTTTGTTCGGGCAAAAAGGCCTAATTCTATTCAAACTAGAGGTCAGTTATTGTGTGTAAGAGAATTCACTCAATTTTTGATCCCTCTAAGAAATGTGTTTGCTTGCTGCGAGCCCAATGTACACTCAGTTACTCTGTCCCAGTATCTGATCCGGCAGAGGCACCTGCTGCATGGTTATGAGAGTAGACACCTCAAGTATGTGCCAAAACTGATAGATCTGGTTTGCAAACTGCTTTTGGACTTGGCTGAAAACAGGCAAGTGATAGAGGAGGAATTGTTAGATATACCAGATCTCTCTTCTGAAATTGAAGAGACTGTTTCTCAGTTGGACGCTACACAACTAGATAAAGAGTTAACAAGACAGAACAGTGACCCATCAGAACCATTCACCCACTCAGAAGAGGGAAATGTCATGTTTGAAACCCAGGATTCTTTTTTCTCCGATGCACACAAATATGATCCTCTTTGGAAGAGGCGGAATGTTGAAAGCCTTCAGCCTTTGACTCATTCAAAAAGACGACTAAGCTATAGTGACTCATACTTAAGCAGAACTTCATTTCTCTTGGAACAAGCAGAAAATCCATGGACAGTGCCTACACAAGTATCACTCTTTGACAAACTTAAGCAGCAGAATGCCAGGGACCATCTTCTCTGTGCAGACAATCAAACTCCTCAGCTGGATTTAAACAAAGATGCCTTAGTTCGTAGTACGTTTATTTTCTGGAGTCAAGGTAAATTCAGTTTAGATGGACAAAGCAATTTCTATAGAAAAAAATCTCCCAAAGAAGTGCAGCGTAGTAAAACGTTTTCCTCAGGTTTTGAACATGAACACAATGACAGGGAAGCAAAAACACAAAAATGTGGTTTTGTAAAGGAAATTTGTTACAGAGAAAAGCGGAAGACTAATGCCTGTGGCAGAGGAATTTGTGCATCTGAGGACTCTGATAATTCTGctttagaagaagaagaagaaaaagaatcaTCTATTGGATATAAAAGTCAAGATAGTAAAGATCTATTGGAAGAAATTCCACACATTGTTTTGCAATCAGAATTAAGTTTGGAGGCTCGAAGAATTTTGGCAGCTAAAGCCCTTGCAGATCTTAATGAATttatgggagaggaggaggtgaagCAGAAGGTGGAAACGTGGCAG aaAGAACTGAATTCTCGAGATGGAGCTTGGGATAGACTTTGTGCCGAGAGAGATCCTTTTGTCCTTTGCAGCTTGATGTGGTCCTGGATAGAGCAACTAAAAGAACCTGTTATAACCAAAGAGGATATTGACATGCTGTCACAAAAATGCACAGAATCACCAGAAACACTTACCTTACTAAAAAAG GAACAGTATCAGACTATTGTTTGTATTTTGCACTGTGTAGTGAATTTGCAGACAATACCAGCTGATGTGGAGGAAGCTGTACTTAACCGGGCCATTAAAGCTTTCACTAAG aCGAGTACAGATTCTGAAAATGGGCCAGAGGTTTACAACACCCTAAGAAAAGTGTTTAAACAAACACTGGAAGCAAAAAAAAAGGAGCCGAAAGAAGAAACAGATAATTCCCCTTGA